Within Hydractinia symbiolongicarpus strain clone_291-10 chromosome 11, HSymV2.1, whole genome shotgun sequence, the genomic segment GAACACCTCAATGGTGAAACACTGAAATCCTTATGTGAAAGAAGTGATTGTGAAATGAAGTTTAAGCAACGTCAAAGAATTCATTATATTAAGgtccatatttttttaactttgttgtatTACTTACCACAAACCCAATCACAGTTAATTAGAGTTTTTTTTAGCTGTAACTTTTGGTGCAACTTTTTTTACATTCAAAATTCTATTccgaaaaagtattttattaaatataggATCGATTAATGGTGAATGGACTACGTTCCTGACACAATCTGCCTTCCCCTAATTCTATGGTGCCCAAAAGGgtcgaaacttttaaaatgatttgACACTACTACAAATTTGCATTGCACCAGAACAGGACATATGTTTGTCACCTTGCATTAAAATGTCTTCACTATTGAATAACTTGTTCATTCAAATGTAGGATTGATGGATTTGCATATTCTCTTAATCATAATCTACTACAGACTGTTTTATAGTTCATCACATATAATGAggtttttttccttttcctcTTTTCAGAATCCATTCACACACATGAGGTGAAGCAAAACTCACGTGCAATTACATATGCTACTGATGGACCCATTGGAATTGATTTTGTTGTAAGATCTCTGAATTTGATGCGCAATAACAACAAGTGAATTTGACCATAGGAGCAAGTACTAAGCTGTAGACGGTTGTTTGTTTTAAAGGATTTTAAAGTGTTTTGATTCCTATAAGCAGATGCAATGCATTACATTTAGCTACACATAAAGAGGCTTAAAAGCACAAAAACACAAGTGCTTTCATTTGTATTATATAGGTACATCATGATGTTGTTATCAAGCAACTGGGtttgtttgattttaaaaacgaTGGTTTCATTGGAGCGTTGAAAGTcattttatacaacactgttaCCCATGTAAGTAGCATGCTTCATAAAACATTAATTGTCGAATGTCTAAAAAGACATGATGAGGTAACATTGAAATTTGATGTTCATAAATGTCTAAGAATTTTTAGCTTCTAGAAAATATACTTTACTGAGAAGCTGTAAGTtatgttctttttttcttcatctgTACTAATAAAATTATTACTAGTTTTAAAGCTTTCTTTACGTTAGGACACCGAGCATATCTTTTCCCGATTTCGCCGTCAGAATGACAttaaagaaaagagaaaattcTGCAATTTGATCATTTAAAGTCGTGCacgcaaaaaatataaatcttgAATTTGGTAGAGTATCTCACATTTGAAAATAgatgaaaaatacaaaatttaattcCATTTATTCTACGGTCACATAGCATAATGGCGCAACTGGGAAGGATAGACAAATATTACTTCGGGACAACATATCAGGATTTGTATCCATTATAGATATTATCGTAAATTTACATGATCGATGTTGATTTAGGAACCTGTGATAGCATCATCATTTGTTTCATTCAAAAGTGGACAGCTACACGAATCATTTCGTTATAAAACTGTTCAAGAGTACATGCTACCGAAGGTAGATGAAACATTAGTTGTTCAcaagaaaactttattttggcatgtttcttttgtgtatgtTAAACTACTAAACTTTTGTGTATGTTAAAATTTGTGTCGAATTTAAATTGAATGTCGAACGTATAATGTTACACAAGACCAACGTCTGATGCAATTTTAAGACAGTCAACTGATGGAGATGAAAATTTTTTCTCACCTCAGAACGATAAACCTTTTATATGGTGTTTCCAGAGTTTTTCATCGATTTATGTTTACATAAAGGGTTTTCGCGGCAGTCTCGTTGTTGAAGGAGCTACTTCAGATGATCCGTTACTGCGTGGTCACACAGACTGCAAAGTTACTGGAAAAGGAATGATCAGTTTTATGAAAGTAAGCATGTTTACTTATGAATGGCTAAAAGGTATATTCCGTTttcaatttaattaatttaacttaatttgaaaaaaggccttttttcgctttttgagattttattttttactttatttttgtaatacatTTTTCTTTCTGAATAGGGATATCGTTACAGCGACGAGATTGGAGAATTTCCTCTTCAATATAACAAACATCCAAAAATCGAATGTTATTTGGTTTCAGCATCGTTGGTTTTCTCCTCATACGGTAAGTTTtaggcctcaaaattttaatgtttttcgctCATCgtaaacatttttacatttaCAATGTCCCAGCATGCCTTGTTTACCTCACCCTTGGGACTCAATCAGGTATTTATTgtgtatatatcttttttacCATGGTAAAAATCTTGTTTACCACAGGTATATCAGCGAATCACAACATGACTGACTGGCTTTCACAAAAAGATAAGGAATACAATGATCTGAAAATACAGTCACAACATGAAGAACTAAGTTTGAAGaaagaacaagaaaaatatGGAGATTTATTGTTTGTGAATGTTGTTGAAAGTTATAGAAGTCTTCCTAAAAAGATGCTGTTCTTTTATGATTGGTAAAAATATCTTGCtttgtgtttttctttaatttttccaGCTGTGGTTAAAAATTGAGCggattattttttcattgttcCCTCTTTTGTTGAGCTGCTTCAAGCAAagataatttttgtttgttttgattatggCTGTAATTTATCCTCCCCCTTCTATACTACcttctttctttttgttatcACAATAACGCTACCATATTGTTAGCTATTGTTTATCgtatttgtaatattttaggTTATCGAGACTTCCAGGGTacgaatttgttttaaaaacagatGATGATTGTTACGTCAACGTGACTGGGATTATCGAGGTATGTGACTATTGACACATGGTAGTTGAAGATGAGCCATTTATTGTGTATTTACTTTTTACTCTTTATGCTGTAATTCCTTCTCGCGTTGTATCGTTCGTTTTTTAGTCAACTTTTGGGCCAGCAATGCAGAGGAGTGTAATAAAGCTTTAATATGAGGAAAAGATCCTATATAAAATCATATTAAATCGCTCATTTAAACTTATTATTAACTTAGTTTTTTATTGCGTAAGTGCTGACATTTTAAAGCGCAGTCTTTAagtattacaccctttatagtTCCTTGTTTAAGTTTCGTATATAGAGAACAGGTTTGAGGTTTAAGGGGAGCAAGGTTTGAGGGAAGCAAGGTTTGTTCCCTAAATTGCTGtcattgtaaattttatttataataaaattatattaatatttcttttcttatttttccagACTTTGTTGGAAATATCCGAGCATGGTAAAAACAATATTTGGTTAGGAAGGTAattacacttttaaaaataatttatgttttagAAGTTTGAATAAGAGAAATTTTGGAATTAtgtaaaattgacttttttaaaaaagactttgATGAAAGAAAAGATACATCCAAAGTTATTCACATGTTTATGTTATCATTAAAAAAGCATGTAACCTTTTATTCCAGCGGTCAGGTTTGctgtaacaaaaaataattgactTTTAGGCGGTTTTGAGGGCGAAATTTTGAATATCCAGCAGCAAATTAGATgcgaaacatatttttgattttcacgAGAAACAAAAGATTTGAAAAACAAATTAGAGTTTAAAATGTTTCCAGTATAAGTTTTCCCTAGGCGTTCCGATTGGTTAAAAGTTTAAGTGAAATAACTGAGTTTCTACTTTCAGGAATGTTGCCAGCAGGTCAGAAATTTTGTTTATGAGTCAGAAGTTTCATTTACACGTCAGAAATGTTGCTTACACGTCAGAAATGTTTACGCGTCGTAAACGTTGcggaaatgaaaaaaagtttgattttacAGAAAGATTCCTCACTTCAGTCTTAATTCCATCTCTGTCTCATTGACAAAAAAAgtcaatgtatataaaaaaaatccttgaAAACAGTGGCAGGTAAAGTAAGTCCTACTGCGCATGTGCAATTATCATATATGGTCGGCGAAAAAAAAAGTTGCGGCCCGAAATTTTGCTTCACTTTTTAGGGTTTTAACTTTGCCGGATTGTTTTTTAGCATACACAAACACGCGTTTTGTGATAAGTTAATTCTTGTTTAGTTTTCGAAAGAATTTTGCACTGGATAAGCATGGAAAGTGGGCTGAGTATGAATATACATCCGCGTCGTATCCACCGTTTGCGTGCGGTTCTGGTTATGTCCTGTCACGTGATATTGTTGCATGGATATCAAGTAACAAAGATAGCTTAAAAATCTATCAGGTAGTACGCTAATTTTAAGAAAGCCCTTTAGTGTCACTTTCTGTAATTATAATTTCGAAATAATGGATAGACGAAAATAAAGTAGATTtctgtttaaaatttcaaaaaaagtttataagacAGTAAGTATTCTGCGTGTACATCTTATGTTTAGGACGGAAGTAGCAGTACGCATGCGCATGTTACTTCTTAACGATggtttaaacatttttagaatgaaatataTTAATTTCGAGAAAGCGCAAGAGACGCCTATAAAGTATATTGAAAagacattttaatatttttatgcgAATTCACGAAGACGAAGaaaatataaagattttaaaatccgtttgaaacttttaaaaaataaaaacagttttgcaAACTAATTCGGTTGCATTGCGCCCCACCTTTACTCTCAGCGCCTCGACTGAGCGCCTTTTTGTTCTACGGCTTTAGCcggtagaactttaaaatgggcTTCTTTTTTTGTGGCCGTTTTTACTATCGAGACTAGTGAAGCACAGAAGGgtaccagtctagtgtagcAGTACGTAAATCATTAGATTTTGAAAATACACTGTTGAACCTTGTTGCTCCAAGGTTGAACGGTACAAAAGGTACAAAaacctattatttttacaaataaatcattttgaattattattttatgttcagtTGGTTTCGCCAGTTTGACCTATCTTTTTTAAACGAGAATAGCAAGAGAATCAAGGGATTTAAAGCGATTAAATAATATTAAGGCCATTCAGAAATTGTATTttctataacaaaaaaaaaaagcgtGTGCACAGTTACTTGGCGTTTTTATTCTTCCTTGTCCTGAGATTTTTAATTCAATGAAAAAGACCATGAGAAGTCCGCTACGGTGATCGTGTAATGTAAATTCAATTTAATATTTAATCCCAACCCCAGCCAAATCGAAAACTTTCGAAAAAAATGAATAttgtagagatgatacataccttaaactcagggacttAGTAGTAGTAGTCCAGGAGCTCATAACAGAACTTTAGGTCCCATTTTCTACAAAAGGTTTGACCCTCTAAATAGGTTGGTAGT encodes:
- the LOC130614808 gene encoding UDP-GalNAc:beta-1,3-N-acetylgalactosaminyltransferase 2-like, producing the protein MSCQSFVVVAVITCIVAYILQIQLYNELAPQPYLIVGVLSSRDHFPHREILRKGIKNQYTKKRILVKFIISKEPCLIPFNYRLNPYECEKDDFTQTHLESIHTHEVKQNSRAITYATDGPIGIDFVVHHDVVIKQLGLFDFKNDGFIGALKVILYNTVTHEPVIASSFVSFKSGQLHESFRYKTVQEYMLPKGFRGSLVVEGATSDDPLLRGHTDCKVTGKGMISFMKGYRYSDEIGEFPLQYNKHPKIECYLVSASLVFSSYGISANHNMTDWLSQKDKEYNDLKIQSQHEELSLKKEQEKYGDLLFVNVVESYRSLPKKMLFFYDWLSRLPGYEFVLKTDDDCYVNVTGIIETLLEISEHGKNNIWLGSFRKNFALDKHGKWAEYEYTSASYPPFACGSGYVLSRDIVAWISSNKDSLKIYQGEDTSLGIWLAAIGPTLLHDNRYQCFHACKHGMLSSPENNIYELEQLYKNVNITTFLCDALT